A single window of Salvia splendens isolate huo1 chromosome 6, SspV2, whole genome shotgun sequence DNA harbors:
- the LOC121810067 gene encoding protein CHAPERONE-LIKE PROTEIN OF POR1, chloroplastic-like, whose protein sequence is MATALSVRPYRAISGSTSFHRTGRRPVSNALSPARRRPWGSMFSRRMLAAAPLLASRADDSAPSEMSVENALKLLGVSEGASFDDILRAKNSILAACKDDQEAILQVEAAYDMLLMQSLSQRRAGKVVSSSIRYADVKAVSAPKMESMPKWLQNSVKSSPVSVEAPSTSELGVQAGVYGALMVLTYVNGASSPSTAPYAGADVPGLILATSFGATLYFMTKKNVKLGKATVITIGGLVAGAVVGSAVESWLQVDIVPLMGIQSPATIVSEFVVFSQFLISLYLR, encoded by the exons ATGGCCACAGCTTTATCCGTACGGCCCTACCGCGCTATCTCCGGATCGACCTCCTTCCACCGGACCGGGCGGCGACCGGTCTCAAATGCGCTCAGCCCGGCCCGCCGTCGTCCCTGGGGCTCTATGTTCTCCCGTCGCATGTTAGCTGCTGCGCCTCTTCTCGCCTCGCGAGCGGACGATTCCGCGCCCTCAGAGATGTCGGTCGAGAATGCTCTCAAATTGCTCGGTGTCTCCGAAGGTGCGTCGTTCGATGATATTCTCCGCGCGAAGAATTCGATCCTCGCGGCTTGTAAAGATGACCAGGAAGCAATTTTACAG GTGGAAGCTGCATATGACATGCTGCTAATGCAAAGCTTATCGCAACGAAGAGCAGGGAAAGTGGTGAGCAGTAGCATCCGTTACGCTGATGTTAAGGCAGTAAGTGCTCCCAAAATGGAATCAATGCCAAAATGGCTGCAGAATTCTGTCAAAAGCTCACCCGTCTCTGTGGAAGCACCATCCACTAGCGAGTTAGGAGTGCAAGCTGGAGTCTACGGAGCTCTAATGGTTTTGACATATGTAAATGGCGCTTCGTCACCTTCCACAGCACCATATGCTGGAGCTGATGTTCCTGGCCTCATTTTAGCCACCAGCTTCGGTGCAACCTTATACTTCATGACCAAGAAGAATGTCAAACTAG GAAAGGCTACTGTGATAACTATTGGGGGGCTCGTGGCTGGTGCAGTGGTGGGCTCCGCAGTGGAGAGCTGGTTGCAGGTGGACATCGTCCCGCTTATGGGAATACAGTCTCCTGCTACCATTGTGAGCGAATTTGTAGTCTTCTCGCAATTTTTAATCTCCTTATACTTGAGATAA